From the Leptolyngbya sp. O-77 genome, one window contains:
- a CDS encoding DNA/RNA non-specific endonuclease: MSAGLSLLLAGSLAAGCAQLAAHVLLPAPTIDSVHLALGNPSEATAEVRKENNYLIVRPQYALSYNRSKNIANWVSWQLNASWLGRLPRSPFMPDLSLPQGWYRVTTNDYTGSGFDRGHLLPAADRNARPEDSQSVFWMTNIIPQSPDNNQGPWEGLESYCRTLARRGHTLYIIAGGAGEGGTARNGPRTTIGRSSNPISVPAATWKIAVVLNPGQTLEDIGTDTRVITVIMPNDMGIKDKNWRDYRESVDTIESITGYDFLSVLPDGIEEFLEAKIDSR, from the coding sequence GTGAGTGCCGGACTGAGCCTCTTGCTGGCAGGTTCTCTGGCGGCGGGCTGTGCCCAACTGGCGGCCCACGTGCTGCTGCCTGCTCCCACTATCGACTCGGTGCATCTGGCGCTAGGGAACCCCAGTGAAGCGACCGCCGAAGTCCGCAAAGAAAACAACTACCTGATTGTGCGGCCGCAATATGCCCTTTCCTATAACCGGAGTAAAAATATTGCCAATTGGGTCAGTTGGCAGCTTAACGCAAGCTGGCTCGGCCGATTGCCGCGATCGCCCTTCATGCCTGATCTATCCCTGCCGCAGGGCTGGTATCGCGTCACCACCAACGACTACACTGGCAGCGGGTTTGACCGGGGACACCTGCTGCCCGCCGCCGACCGCAACGCCCGCCCCGAAGATAGCCAGTCCGTCTTCTGGATGACCAACATCATCCCCCAATCCCCCGACAACAACCAGGGCCCCTGGGAAGGATTGGAAAGCTACTGCCGCACCCTGGCCCGCCGGGGGCACACGCTCTACATCATCGCAGGCGGTGCGGGCGAAGGCGGCACAGCCCGCAACGGCCCCCGCACCACCATCGGTCGCAGCAGCAACCCCATCTCTGTCCCTGCTGCTACCTGGAAAATTGCTGTGGTGCTGAATCCAGGGCAAACCCTCGAAGATATTGGCACAGATACTCGCGTCATCACGGTCATCATGCCCAACGACATGGGCATTAAGGACAAAAATTGGCGCGACTATCGCGAATCGGTAGACACGATTGAAAGTATTACAGGTTATGATTTTCTCTCCGTCTTGCCCGACGGGATCGAAGAATTTCTGGAAGCAAAGATTGATAGCCGCTAG
- a CDS encoding phenylpyruvate tautomerase MIF-related protein — protein MPLIKIQTSVSCPALTEVEDLLKTLSDSLAKHTGKPESYVMTAFESDVPMTFGGTLDPVCYVEVKSVGSFNPAQTKSMSQEFCQIISATLGVPGNRTYIEFSEAKGYLWGWNGATFG, from the coding sequence ATGCCCCTGATCAAAATCCAAACCTCTGTGTCTTGTCCTGCTCTTACGGAGGTCGAAGACCTTCTAAAAACCCTGTCTGACAGCTTAGCAAAGCACACAGGCAAGCCCGAATCGTATGTGATGACTGCGTTTGAGTCAGATGTGCCCATGACCTTTGGGGGCACGCTCGATCCGGTTTGCTATGTAGAAGTGAAAAGTGTGGGTTCCTTCAACCCCGCCCAAACCAAGTCCATGAGCCAGGAGTTTTGCCAGATTATCAGCGCCACGCTGGGCGTGCCCGGAAACCGCACCTACATTGAGTTTTCTGAGGCCAAGGGCTATCTCTGGGGCTGGAACGGGGCGACCTTTGGCTGA
- the codA gene encoding cytosine deaminase yields the protein MPESASTLLLRRGRLLHPDRPAELVDIAIENGHIAAIAPQLPPAASHQTELELQEQIVSPPFVESHIHLDSAMTVGEPRWNQSGTLFEGIEIWRERKQSLTLEDVTERAIATLKQQAQQGVLFVRSHADVSEPTLTALKGLLAAREAVKDWTTLQVVAFPQDGLYGSPKTETLMEEALRMGADVVGGIPHYELTREDGVQSIHKIFELAAQYDRLIDVHCDEIDDEQSRFLEVIVANAIRTGMGDRVTASHTTAFHSYSNAYAFKLMGFLQRTCINFVANPLINITLQGRADTYPKRRGVTRVKELWQQGQNVSLGHDCVQDPWYPLGTGNMLDVASMAVHVCQMTGVPEIDACYNMVTWNGAKTLHVEDQYGIAVGKPANLIVLDAGDRYDAIRRRATVRYVISRGKLIAQTEPPKPAWHL from the coding sequence ATGCCAGAATCTGCTTCTACCTTGCTGCTGCGTCGGGGCCGGTTGCTGCATCCCGATCGCCCTGCTGAGCTTGTTGATATTGCGATTGAAAACGGACACATTGCGGCGATCGCCCCCCAACTCCCGCCTGCTGCTTCGCATCAAACAGAGCTAGAGCTACAGGAGCAGATTGTCAGTCCGCCCTTTGTAGAGTCGCACATTCATCTGGACTCGGCGATGACCGTGGGCGAACCCCGGTGGAACCAGAGTGGCACGTTGTTCGAGGGCATTGAAATTTGGCGAGAACGAAAGCAATCGCTGACGCTGGAGGATGTGACCGAGCGGGCGATCGCCACTCTGAAGCAGCAGGCTCAGCAGGGTGTGCTGTTTGTCCGCAGCCACGCTGACGTCAGTGAACCCACGCTGACGGCGCTGAAGGGATTGTTGGCAGCCCGCGAAGCGGTGAAGGACTGGACTACGCTGCAAGTGGTCGCCTTTCCGCAGGATGGGCTATACGGCAGCCCGAAAACCGAGACGCTGATGGAAGAAGCGCTGCGGATGGGTGCGGATGTCGTCGGCGGCATTCCTCACTACGAGCTCACGCGAGAAGACGGCGTACAGTCAATTCACAAGATTTTTGAACTGGCCGCCCAATATGACCGGCTGATCGACGTACATTGCGACGAAATCGACGATGAGCAATCCCGCTTCTTGGAAGTGATTGTGGCCAATGCGATTCGCACGGGCATGGGCGATCGCGTGACAGCCAGCCACACCACTGCGTTCCACTCCTACAGCAATGCCTATGCCTTTAAGCTGATGGGCTTCTTGCAGCGGACGTGCATCAACTTCGTCGCCAACCCGCTGATTAACATCACCTTGCAGGGACGCGCCGACACCTATCCCAAGCGGCGCGGCGTGACGCGAGTTAAGGAACTCTGGCAGCAGGGGCAAAACGTCAGCCTAGGTCATGACTGCGTGCAAGACCCGTGGTATCCCCTCGGCACGGGCAACATGCTCGATGTGGCCAGCATGGCCGTTCACGTTTGCCAGATGACGGGCGTGCCGGAGATTGATGCCTGCTACAACATGGTGACGTGGAACGGCGCAAAGACGCTGCATGTGGAAGATCAGTACGGCATTGCGGTGGGCAAGCCCGCCAACCTGATTGTGCTGGATGCGGGCGATCGCTACGATGCCATCCGCCGCCGCGCCACAGTTCGCTATGTCATCTCGCGGGGCAAGCTGATCGCCCAAACCGAACCACCAAAACCAGCGTGGCATCTGTAG
- a CDS encoding ATP-binding protein → MAIADTGPGIPAHLKPKIFDPFFTTKSVGQGYGLGLSIAYQTIVQQHQGTLECHSTLGKGTTFILEIPICPPAAPPAQRARPAPLPC, encoded by the coding sequence GTGGCGATCGCCGACACGGGCCCCGGCATCCCTGCCCACCTCAAGCCCAAGATTTTTGACCCCTTCTTCACCACCAAAAGCGTTGGACAGGGCTACGGGCTGGGGCTTTCCATTGCCTATCAGACCATCGTGCAGCAGCACCAGGGAACGCTGGAGTGCCATTCGACACTGGGCAAAGGCACCACGTTCATCCTGGAAATTCCGATTTGCCCTCCCGCTGCTCCCCCCGCCCAACGCGCCCGACCCGCCCCCTTGCCGTGCTGA
- a CDS encoding tetratricopeptide repeat protein, with product MPVSMPGSEAKTHKTQWRAIALMVGCGVLWGTLPSLPTTAQTVETVAQIVPLPPPVAPSPSENLSSEEERLQPPPNPLEMTDPDPLLPRPVVDRPLSPLEVYFLRLGVEDLQRQAEARYALGQTNTAFDIWYRELRLRRVLGVADEVAALGRVGEVAWRENRRTDARIITARLEQIEQEQQAIAPPDYSLLFSVAQGYEKMRALPLAVALYDQLLTQARAERNSAVEQLVLTSLGQLHLAWFDYEKAAIAYTDLLNLARSRNDSIRELDYLQQLAYIYQQGKMPDRAIPIQQELVQRYEALPLPLLIPPLKIALGDNYRAIGRVGLAATTYQEAFTQAQAQQQYGYSSEALVHLAALYEGLNRPADTLLVYQTLIQVEQQSYNTYGIMTAYEKIAQLHQAQGETAEAIAAYQSALSLAQQLDYASRVRAYTAQIQTLSGS from the coding sequence ATGCCTGTTTCTATGCCTGGTTCTGAAGCCAAAACTCACAAGACTCAATGGAGGGCGATCGCGCTGATGGTCGGTTGTGGAGTCCTGTGGGGCACGCTGCCATCGCTGCCCACGACGGCTCAGACCGTGGAAACGGTGGCGCAAATCGTGCCCCTGCCGCCCCCGGTTGCGCCGTCGCCGTCCGAAAATTTGTCGTCGGAAGAGGAGAGGCTCCAACCTCCGCCCAACCCGCTAGAGATGACAGACCCCGATCCCCTGCTGCCAAGACCCGTCGTAGATCGGCCCCTCAGCCCCCTGGAGGTTTACTTCCTACGGCTGGGGGTAGAGGACTTGCAGCGGCAGGCCGAGGCGCGGTATGCGCTAGGGCAGACAAACACCGCGTTTGATATCTGGTATCGAGAACTGCGGCTGCGGCGGGTGCTGGGCGTGGCGGACGAGGTGGCTGCGTTGGGGCGGGTGGGCGAGGTGGCCTGGCGAGAAAACCGCCGCACCGATGCCCGAATCATCACTGCCCGCCTGGAGCAAATCGAGCAAGAGCAGCAGGCGATTGCCCCGCCGGATTACAGCCTCCTGTTCAGCGTCGCCCAGGGCTATGAAAAAATGCGGGCCCTGCCGCTAGCCGTCGCCCTCTATGACCAGCTCTTGACCCAGGCGCGGGCCGAGCGCAACAGCGCCGTTGAACAGTTGGTGCTGACGTCCCTGGGGCAGTTGCACCTGGCCTGGTTTGACTACGAAAAGGCGGCGATCGCCTATACAGACTTGCTCAACCTGGCGCGATCCCGAAACGACAGCATTCGAGAACTGGACTATTTGCAGCAGCTTGCCTATATCTATCAGCAGGGCAAAATGCCCGACCGCGCCATTCCCATTCAGCAAGAATTGGTGCAGCGATACGAAGCCCTGCCCCTGCCGCTGCTGATCCCGCCGCTCAAGATTGCGCTGGGGGACAATTACCGGGCGATCGGCCGTGTGGGACTGGCTGCGACTACCTACCAGGAAGCCTTTACCCAGGCCCAAGCGCAGCAGCAGTATGGCTACTCTAGCGAGGCACTGGTGCATCTAGCAGCGCTATATGAGGGGCTAAACCGTCCCGCAGATACGCTACTGGTCTATCAAACGCTGATTCAGGTCGAGCAGCAGTCCTACAACACCTACGGCATCATGACCGCCTACGAAAAAATTGCCCAATTGCACCAGGCTCAGGGCGAAACCGCAGAGGCGATCGCTGCTTATCAGTCCGCCCTTTCTCTGGCGCAGCAGCTCGACTATGCCAGCCGCGTTCGTGCATACACCGCTCAAATCCAAACCCTCAGCGGCAGCTAA
- a CDS encoding M3 family metallopeptidase yields the protein MIATTANPLLAGKGLPPFDQIRPEHVVPAMTELLDKATDALTHLETNTEPTWEGLIEPLEALTEPVFWAWGVVNHLMGVKNSPELREAQESMQPEVVKFGMRVSQSKPLYEGYKAIRKSADWGSLSEAQQRIIESSIREAELAGVGLEGEMRDRFNEIQLELANLSTQFSNNLLDETKAFSLTLTQPSEVEGLPPTLLAQAAQAARAAGAEAATPEAGPWRITLDMPSYLPFMQHSRRRDLREKLYRAYITRASAGDHDNQPIIDRILTLRKEMAGILGFGSYAELSLASKMAPSVDAVEDLLESLRGSSYAAAQQDLAALKEFARSHDAPEAEDFQPWDSAFWSERMREEKYALNAEELRPYFPLEQVLDGLFGLAKRIFGIVITPADGEAPVWHPDVRYFRVSDEDGGAIAYFYLDPYSRPAEKRGGAWMDFAINRKRYVEAGASKVRLPVAYLVCNQSPPVDGKPSLMNFYEVETLFHEFGHGLQHMLTTVDYSGAAGINNVEWDAVELPSQFMENWCYDRATLFSLAKHYQTGEPLPEEFYQRLLAARNFMSGSAMLRQLHFSLLDIELHHRYVPGGAETPKDVRDRLAKTTTVLPPLPEDAFLCSFGHIFGGGYAAGYYSYKWAEVLSADAFSAFEEAGLDNEAAVAETGRRFRNTVLSLGGSKHPMEVFKAFRGREPDTEPLLRHNGLAA from the coding sequence ATGATTGCAACTACCGCGAACCCCCTCCTGGCTGGCAAAGGTCTTCCCCCCTTCGACCAGATTCGTCCTGAACACGTCGTGCCAGCCATGACCGAACTGCTGGACAAGGCGACCGATGCCCTGACGCACCTGGAAACAAACACCGAGCCAACCTGGGAAGGACTGATCGAGCCATTGGAAGCCCTGACCGAACCTGTGTTTTGGGCGTGGGGCGTAGTGAACCACCTGATGGGCGTAAAGAATAGCCCGGAACTGCGCGAGGCTCAGGAGTCTATGCAACCGGAGGTTGTCAAGTTTGGGATGCGCGTGAGCCAGAGCAAGCCGCTCTACGAAGGCTATAAGGCGATTCGCAAGAGCGCGGACTGGGGCAGCCTCAGCGAAGCCCAGCAGCGGATCATCGAGTCGTCGATTCGCGAGGCGGAGCTGGCAGGCGTGGGGCTGGAAGGCGAAATGCGCGATCGCTTCAACGAGATCCAGCTTGAGCTAGCGAACCTGTCTACCCAGTTTTCCAACAATCTGCTAGACGAAACCAAGGCCTTTAGCCTGACGCTGACGCAGCCCAGCGAGGTAGAAGGACTGCCACCAACGCTGCTGGCCCAAGCGGCCCAGGCGGCCCGCGCAGCCGGGGCAGAAGCCGCCACGCCCGAAGCAGGGCCCTGGCGCATTACGCTGGATATGCCTAGCTATTTGCCCTTTATGCAGCACAGCCGCCGTCGCGACCTGCGCGAGAAGCTTTATCGTGCCTACATCACCCGAGCCTCCGCTGGTGACCACGACAATCAGCCGATTATCGACCGCATTTTGACGCTGCGAAAAGAGATGGCGGGCATTCTTGGCTTTGGCAGCTATGCCGAACTCAGCCTGGCCAGCAAAATGGCCCCCAGCGTAGACGCGGTAGAAGATCTGCTGGAATCGCTGCGCGGATCGAGCTATGCCGCAGCCCAGCAAGACCTGGCCGCGCTGAAAGAGTTTGCCCGCAGCCACGACGCACCCGAAGCCGAAGACTTTCAGCCGTGGGATTCGGCCTTTTGGTCGGAGCGGATGCGCGAGGAAAAGTATGCGCTGAATGCAGAGGAACTGCGCCCCTATTTTCCACTAGAGCAAGTGCTGGACGGATTGTTTGGGCTGGCGAAGCGGATTTTTGGAATCGTGATCACGCCTGCGGACGGGGAAGCGCCCGTGTGGCATCCCGATGTGCGCTATTTTCGGGTGAGCGATGAAGACGGTGGGGCGATCGCCTACTTCTACCTCGACCCCTACAGCCGCCCTGCCGAAAAGCGCGGCGGAGCCTGGATGGACTTCGCCATCAACCGCAAGCGCTACGTGGAAGCGGGTGCATCGAAGGTGCGTCTGCCCGTTGCCTATCTCGTGTGCAATCAGTCGCCGCCTGTAGACGGCAAGCCCAGCCTGATGAATTTCTACGAAGTGGAAACGCTGTTTCACGAGTTTGGCCACGGCTTGCAGCACATGCTGACGACGGTCGATTACTCTGGCGCAGCAGGCATCAACAACGTGGAGTGGGACGCGGTGGAACTGCCCAGTCAGTTTATGGAAAACTGGTGCTATGACCGGGCAACGCTATTTAGCCTGGCGAAGCATTATCAGACGGGTGAGCCGCTGCCGGAGGAGTTTTACCAGCGCCTCCTTGCCGCCCGCAACTTTATGAGCGGCAGCGCCATGCTGCGGCAGTTGCACTTTAGCCTGCTGGATATTGAGCTGCACCATCGCTATGTACCTGGCGGAGCCGAAACCCCCAAGGACGTGCGCGATCGCCTCGCCAAAACCACCACCGTCCTGCCGCCCCTACCCGAAGATGCCTTCCTCTGCTCCTTTGGGCACATCTTTGGCGGCGGCTACGCAGCAGGCTATTACAGCTACAAATGGGCCGAAGTCCTCAGCGCCGACGCATTCTCCGCCTTTGAAGAAGCTGGACTCGACAACGAAGCCGCCGTCGCCGAAACCGGCCGCCGCTTCCGCAACACCGTCCTTTCCCTCGGCGGCAGCAAGCACCCGATGGAAGTTTTCAAAGCCTTCCGCGGCCGCGAGCCAGATACGGAACCGCTGTTGCGGCATAACGGGCTGGCAGCGTAG
- a CDS encoding YkgJ family cysteine cluster protein: MNCRPDCGACCIAPSINSPLPGMPNGKPAGVRCVQLTEDNRCKLFGKPERPTFCNNLQPSEEMCGTCREEAIAYLTALEVATAPASSPNPLQR, translated from the coding sequence ATGAACTGCCGCCCCGACTGTGGTGCCTGTTGCATCGCACCTTCGATCAATAGTCCCCTTCCGGGTATGCCAAACGGCAAACCCGCCGGAGTACGCTGTGTACAGTTGACCGAAGATAACCGCTGCAAACTGTTTGGCAAGCCAGAGCGCCCTACCTTTTGCAACAACTTGCAGCCATCCGAGGAGATGTGCGGTACCTGCCGAGAGGAGGCGATCGCCTACCTAACGGCTTTGGAGGTTGCCACGGCTCCAGCCTCGTCTCCAAACCCACTGCAACGCTAG
- the purD gene encoding phosphoribosylamine--glycine ligase, whose translation MVKVLVVGNGGREHAIATSLLQSPSVQEVVCVPGNGGTATLPRCRNLGLSIKDFEGIARFALVNNFSLIAVGPEVPLANGITDYLQEQGLLVFGPTRTGAQIEASKAWAKDLMKAAGIPTADSSVFSDATAAIAHVRKQGAPIVVKADGLAAGKGVTVAMTEAEAIAAIEAAFGGEFGEAGSRVVLEEYLTGQEASVLAVTDGLTIRPLLPAQDHKRIGEGDTGENTGGMGAYAPAPVVTPELMTRIQTEILEPAIATLRDRGIDYRGILYAGLMITPQGDPKVIEFNCRFGDPETQVVLPLLETPLDQLMLACTQQTLADFPPLQWKPGAAACVVVAATGYPGSYEKGKPISGLAQAADTGAMVFHAGTRLIGDTVLTDGGRVLGVTALGKTVREAIALAYEAVDHIQFEGAYYRRDIGHRVLD comes from the coding sequence GTGGTTAAAGTTCTGGTAGTAGGAAACGGTGGCAGAGAACATGCAATTGCCACTTCTCTATTGCAGTCTCCCAGCGTGCAGGAGGTCGTATGCGTTCCAGGAAACGGCGGCACTGCAACCCTCCCCCGTTGCCGCAACTTGGGGCTGTCGATCAAGGATTTTGAAGGCATTGCTCGATTTGCGCTGGTCAACAACTTCAGCCTGATTGCAGTGGGGCCGGAAGTGCCCCTGGCCAATGGCATTACCGACTATTTGCAAGAGCAGGGGTTGCTGGTCTTTGGCCCAACCCGAACCGGGGCCCAGATCGAGGCTAGCAAAGCCTGGGCCAAAGACTTGATGAAAGCGGCCGGAATTCCCACCGCAGACTCCTCTGTATTTAGCGATGCCACGGCGGCGATCGCCCACGTCCGCAAACAGGGTGCGCCAATTGTGGTAAAAGCCGACGGGCTGGCAGCAGGGAAAGGCGTGACGGTGGCAATGACCGAAGCAGAAGCGATCGCCGCCATCGAAGCCGCCTTTGGGGGAGAGTTTGGCGAAGCGGGCAGCCGTGTGGTGCTGGAGGAATACCTGACGGGCCAAGAAGCCTCCGTGCTAGCGGTAACGGATGGCCTCACCATTCGCCCCTTGCTGCCCGCTCAGGATCACAAGCGCATTGGCGAGGGCGACACAGGCGAAAACACGGGCGGCATGGGAGCCTATGCCCCGGCCCCGGTGGTCACGCCAGAGCTAATGACACGCATCCAGACGGAGATTCTAGAACCGGCGATCGCCACCCTGCGCGATCGCGGCATCGACTATCGCGGCATTCTCTATGCGGGGCTGATGATTACACCCCAAGGCGATCCCAAAGTCATTGAATTTAACTGTCGCTTTGGCGATCCCGAAACCCAGGTCGTGTTGCCACTGCTCGAAACACCGCTCGACCAGCTTATGCTCGCCTGCACCCAGCAAACCCTGGCCGACTTTCCGCCGCTGCAATGGAAGCCTGGAGCCGCAGCCTGCGTTGTCGTCGCCGCTACAGGCTATCCTGGCAGCTACGAAAAGGGCAAACCCATTAGCGGCCTGGCCCAAGCCGCCGACACGGGCGCAATGGTCTTCCACGCGGGCACCCGGCTAATCGGCGATACGGTTCTCACCGACGGCGGCCGGGTGCTGGGTGTGACTGCGCTAGGAAAAACAGTCAGAGAGGCGATCGCCCTCGCCTACGAAGCCGTAGACCACATCCAGTTTGAAGGGGCTTACTATCGGCGGGATATTGGGCATCGGGTGCTGGATTGA
- a CDS encoding esterase/lipase family protein has product MTRLHEISSPSGDRHPVILVHGIDDTAAVFRRMAPYLTSQGWQVHHPNLTPSNGDVGLDVLAAQLADYAQQVIPPGQPFDLVGFSMGGIISRYFVQRLGGLERVRRFVTISSPHCGTWTAYLRPNVGASQMSIKSPFLCDLNRDVDCLEQLNFTSIWTPLDLMILPARSSCLGVGREVVLNVPAHAWMLSDPRSLRAIAQALSEPLRSVASSVESVST; this is encoded by the coding sequence ATGACCCGCCTTCACGAAATATCCTCTCCATCGGGCGATCGCCATCCGGTCATTTTGGTTCACGGGATCGACGACACCGCCGCCGTGTTTCGCAGGATGGCTCCCTATCTCACCTCGCAGGGCTGGCAGGTTCACCACCCCAACCTGACACCCAGCAACGGCGACGTAGGGCTGGATGTGCTGGCAGCACAGCTTGCCGACTATGCCCAGCAGGTAATCCCGCCAGGGCAACCTTTCGATCTGGTAGGCTTTAGCATGGGCGGCATCATCAGCCGCTATTTCGTGCAGCGCCTCGGCGGGCTAGAGCGCGTGCGCCGCTTTGTCACCATCTCCTCGCCCCACTGCGGCACCTGGACGGCCTACCTGCGCCCCAACGTCGGAGCCAGCCAGATGTCCATCAAAAGTCCCTTTCTATGCGACCTCAACCGCGATGTGGACTGTCTGGAACAGCTAAACTTTACCTCCATCTGGACACCGCTAGATTTAATGATCTTGCCCGCCCGCAGTTCTTGTCTGGGCGTGGGGCGCGAAGTGGTGCTAAACGTGCCCGCCCACGCCTGGATGCTCAGTGATCCCAGAAGCTTAAGGGCGATCGCCCAGGCCCTATCAGAGCCGCTGCGTTCTGTCGCCAGCAGTGTGGAATCAGTCTCGACCTAG
- a CDS encoding glycosyltransferase, whose protein sequence is MIILTLGTIPYSFDRAITWLHVLLEQQVISEPVFIQSGVTDTSLVDSHPHTTTVKTIEPKKLIALTKEARLVISHGGQGSTRMLASQQASFVLLPRLARFEEHIDDHQLLFAKSMQRFGVKHCLALDELRQFVLNPPPPFRGQLFNGPRLADHLIAKYPGLKEMAFKQASCLETV, encoded by the coding sequence ATGATTATTCTCACTCTTGGTACGATTCCATACTCCTTCGATAGAGCGATTACCTGGCTACACGTTCTGCTAGAGCAGCAGGTTATCTCTGAACCTGTTTTTATTCAAAGTGGGGTCACCGATACATCTCTAGTTGATAGCCACCCGCATACAACAACAGTCAAGACAATTGAGCCTAAAAAGTTAATTGCTTTGACCAAAGAAGCCAGATTAGTAATTTCTCATGGAGGTCAAGGTTCAACGCGGATGTTGGCCTCGCAACAGGCTAGCTTTGTTTTGTTGCCGCGACTGGCCCGCTTTGAGGAGCATATTGATGATCATCAGCTTTTATTCGCTAAGAGTATGCAGCGATTTGGGGTCAAACACTGTTTAGCCTTGGATGAGCTTCGACAGTTTGTGCTAAATCCGCCGCCACCGTTCCGAGGGCAGTTGTTTAATGGGCCTAGGTTGGCAGATCATCTCATTGCAAAGTATCCAGGGCTGAAAGAGATGGCTTTTAAGCAGGCTAGCTGCCTAGAGACGGTCTGA
- the pyrR gene encoding bifunctional pyr operon transcriptional regulator/uracil phosphoribosyltransferase PyrR, whose product MPPEVIEILSPDEVRRTVNRLASQIVERAGDLSKLVLVGIFTRGVPLAELLGRQIEALEGVKIPVGHLDITFWRDDLDQIDLRTPEKTDIPFDLTDKIIVLVDDVIYRGRTIRAALNAVTEYGRPEKILLAVLVDRGHRDLPIHPDFTGKELPTAKDEKVKVFLQEIDGRDGVELLKPN is encoded by the coding sequence ATGCCCCCAGAAGTCATTGAAATCCTCTCGCCCGATGAAGTGCGTCGCACGGTCAACCGCCTTGCATCGCAGATTGTGGAGCGGGCTGGCGACCTCTCAAAGCTGGTACTGGTGGGCATTTTTACGCGGGGCGTACCGCTAGCAGAACTGCTAGGCCGACAAATCGAGGCGCTGGAGGGCGTGAAGATTCCCGTGGGGCATCTCGACATCACCTTCTGGCGCGACGACCTCGACCAGATCGACCTGCGAACGCCAGAAAAGACCGACATTCCTTTCGACCTGACGGATAAGATCATCGTGCTAGTAGACGACGTAATTTATCGGGGTCGCACGATTCGCGCCGCGCTGAACGCCGTAACGGAATACGGCCGCCCTGAAAAAATTCTGCTGGCAGTGCTAGTGGATCGAGGGCATCGAGATTTGCCGATTCATCCCGACTTCACAGGTAAGGAATTGCCAACCGCAAAGGATGAAAAAGTGAAGGTTTTTCTTCAAGAAATTGACGGGCGAGATGGCGTAGAACTGCTCAAGCCTAACTAA
- the pssD gene encoding PssD/Cps14F family polysaccharide biosynthesis glycosyltransferase, which produces MKLMLVCTSGGHFSTMRDMESFWSQHERVWVTDFKKDTSLLNNLNERVCWLPYQGPRDWKRFLINLPRSLKVLLLERPDMVLSTGASVAVNFAILSKLLGIRFLYVESISRSDELSLSGKFIYPLADEFYVQWQELTEKYPRAIFRGTVA; this is translated from the coding sequence ATGAAATTAATGCTCGTTTGCACATCTGGCGGTCATTTCTCCACCATGAGAGATATGGAATCATTTTGGTCTCAGCATGAAAGAGTTTGGGTGACGGATTTCAAGAAAGATACGAGTCTCCTAAACAACCTGAATGAGCGAGTTTGCTGGTTACCCTATCAGGGACCAAGAGACTGGAAGCGTTTTCTAATAAACCTGCCTAGATCTTTGAAAGTTCTGCTTCTAGAGCGCCCTGATATGGTGCTTTCAACAGGTGCAAGTGTGGCAGTAAATTTCGCAATTCTGTCCAAGCTGTTAGGAATTCGATTTTTGTATGTAGAGAGCATTTCTCGTTCAGATGAACTGAGCCTGTCTGGTAAATTCATTTACCCGCTCGCCGATGAATTTTATGTTCAGTGGCAAGAGTTGACCGAAAAATATCCAAGAGCAATCTTTAGAGGAACGGTGGCTTGA